From a single Streptomyces rubradiris genomic region:
- a CDS encoding NADPH-dependent FMN reductase: MPTTPLRIGVIIGSVRTGRFADKVAQWFLSEIGRRDDMDVHVIDLSEPALVAELKLTLDATEPQEGALTLAQRIGGLDGYVVLTPEYNHGYPASLKLAIDYVYREWRAKPVGFVSYGGMAGGQRAVEQLRQVFAELHAVTLRDTVSFHMAWDQFDERGRPRDADGIGKAASVLLDQLAWWGLTLREGRAARPYDG, encoded by the coding sequence ATGCCCACGACCCCCCTCAGGATCGGCGTCATCATCGGCAGCGTGCGCACCGGCCGCTTCGCCGACAAGGTCGCCCAGTGGTTCCTCTCCGAGATCGGCCGGCGCGATGACATGGACGTCCATGTCATCGACCTCTCCGAACCGGCGCTCGTGGCGGAGCTGAAACTCACCCTGGACGCCACCGAGCCACAGGAGGGCGCCCTCACCCTGGCCCAGCGCATCGGCGGACTGGACGGGTACGTCGTCCTCACGCCCGAGTACAACCACGGCTACCCGGCCTCGCTGAAGCTCGCCATCGACTACGTGTACCGCGAGTGGCGGGCCAAGCCCGTCGGCTTCGTCTCCTACGGCGGCATGGCCGGTGGTCAGCGGGCCGTGGAGCAACTGCGCCAGGTCTTCGCCGAACTGCACGCCGTCACCCTGCGCGACACCGTCAGCTTCCACATGGCCTGGGACCAGTTCGACGAGCGGGGCCGCCCCAGGGACGCCGACGGCATCGGCAAGGCCGCCTCCGTGCTGCTCGACCAGCTCGCCTGGTGGGGCCTGACCCTGCGTGAGGGCCGCGCCGCCCGACCCTACGACGGCTGA
- a CDS encoding EF-hand domain-containing protein, with the protein MTTAAQDIITVKLERTFDQMDANKDGYLDWTDYQKLADRYIQGYGLSRDDRRARALQTFCQIYWLELLRHAGADGDRLTKEQFVLANRLAVIDTSRLNVTEGGGHAIFDIVDADGDNEISRDEFARLTRDVWRDHSPATMDLFFRLDTDGDGAISRHEFIRAVREHFLSNDPDAPGSIFFGHI; encoded by the coding sequence ATGACCACTGCGGCGCAGGACATCATCACCGTCAAGCTCGAGCGCACCTTCGACCAGATGGACGCCAACAAGGACGGCTACCTCGACTGGACGGACTACCAGAAGCTCGCGGACCGCTACATCCAGGGGTACGGGCTGTCCAGGGACGACCGCCGGGCCAGGGCGCTCCAGACCTTCTGCCAGATCTACTGGCTGGAGCTGCTGCGCCACGCGGGCGCGGACGGGGACCGGCTCACCAAGGAGCAGTTCGTCCTCGCCAACCGCCTCGCGGTCATCGACACCAGCCGCCTCAACGTGACCGAAGGCGGCGGCCACGCGATCTTCGACATCGTCGACGCCGACGGCGACAACGAGATCAGCAGGGACGAGTTCGCCCGTCTGACGCGGGACGTCTGGAGGGACCACTCGCCGGCGACGATGGACCTGTTCTTCAGGCTGGACACCGACGGGGACGGCGCGATCTCCCGCCACGAGTTCATCCGCGCGGTGCGCGAGCACTTCCTCTCCAACGACCCCGACGCCCCGGGCAGCATCTTCTTCGGCCACATCTGA
- a CDS encoding MerR family transcriptional regulator codes for MRIGELSTRTRTPVRLLRYYEEQGLIASDRLPNGYRDYEEYVVDRVLQVRGLLDAGLPTRIIKQILPCLNTPRTIHLPYVTPDMVATLERERDRMAEKIECLTKNHRAITDYLDAVRRDIRAS; via the coding sequence ATGCGGATCGGTGAGTTATCGACGCGCACGCGGACTCCGGTGAGGTTGCTGCGCTACTACGAGGAGCAGGGACTGATCGCGTCAGATCGACTGCCCAACGGATACCGGGACTATGAGGAGTACGTCGTCGACCGGGTTCTCCAGGTACGAGGCCTGCTCGACGCAGGGCTGCCCACACGGATCATCAAGCAGATCCTGCCCTGCCTGAACACCCCCCGCACGATCCACCTGCCCTACGTCACGCCAGACATGGTCGCAACGCTCGAACGCGAACGCGATCGCATGGCCGAAAAAATCGAATGCCTCACCAAGAACCACCGAGCCATCACCGACTACCTCGACGCCGTACGCCGCGATATCCGAGCCTCCTAG
- the acnA gene encoding aconitate hydratase AcnA: protein MSANSFDARSTLQVGGESYEIFRLDKVEGSARLPYSLKVLLENLLRTEDGANITADHIRALGNWDSQAQPSQEIQFTPARVIMQDFTGVPCVVDLATMREAVKELGGDPAKINPLAPAELVIDHSVIADKFGTTDAFKQNVELEYGRNKERYQFLRWGQTAFDEFKVVPPGTGIVHQVNIEHLARVVMVRDGKAYPDTLVGTDSHTTMVNGLGVLGWGVGGIEAEAAMLGQPVSMLIPRVVGFKLTGELSPGTTATDLVLTITEMLRKHGVVGKFVEFYGEGVAATSLANRATIGNMSPEFGSTAAIFPIDGETLNYLRLTGRSEQQVALVEAYAKEQGLWLDPAAEPDFSEKLELDLSTVVPSIAGPKRPQDRIVLANAAEQFKQDVRNYVDAVDEAGQESFPASDAPAVAPNGAPSNPVQVTAPDGTVYELDHGAVTVAAITSCTNTSNPYVMVAAALVAKKAVEKGLTRKPWVKSTLAPGSKVVTDYFDKAGLTPYLDKLGFNLVGYGCTTCIGNSGPLPEEVSKAVNDHDLAVTSVLSGNRNFEGRINPDVKMNYLASPPLVVAYAIAGSMKLDITREALGTDQDGNPVYLKDIWPSEAEVNDVVANAIGEDMFSKSYSDVFAGDAQWQSLPIPTGDTFEWDAESTYVRKPPYFEGMTMDPAPVEDIAGARVLAKLGDSVTTDHISPAGAIKADTPAGKYLTEHGVERRDFNSYGSRRGNHEVMIRGTFANIRLRNQIAPGTEGGYTRDFTQDGGPVSFIYDASQNYQAAGIPLVVLAGKEYGSGSSRDWAAKGTALLGVKAVIAESYERIHRSNLIGMGVLPLQFPEGASAESLGLTGEETFSISGVTELNEGRTPRTVKVTTDTGVEFDAVVRIDTPGEADYYRNGGIMQYVLRNLIRK from the coding sequence GTGTCGGCGAACAGCTTCGACGCCCGCAGCACGCTGCAGGTGGGCGGCGAGTCGTACGAGATCTTCCGGCTGGACAAGGTGGAGGGCTCGGCCCGGCTGCCGTACAGCCTCAAGGTCCTGCTGGAGAACCTGCTCCGCACGGAGGACGGCGCGAACATCACCGCCGATCACATCCGCGCTCTCGGCAACTGGGACTCCCAGGCCCAGCCCAGCCAGGAGATCCAGTTCACGCCGGCCCGCGTGATCATGCAGGACTTCACCGGCGTCCCCTGCGTCGTGGACCTCGCCACGATGCGCGAGGCCGTGAAGGAGCTGGGCGGCGACCCGGCGAAGATCAACCCGCTGGCGCCGGCCGAGCTGGTCATCGACCACTCCGTCATCGCCGACAAGTTCGGCACCACCGACGCCTTCAAGCAGAACGTCGAGCTGGAGTACGGCCGCAACAAGGAGCGCTACCAGTTCCTGCGCTGGGGCCAGACCGCCTTCGACGAGTTCAAGGTCGTCCCGCCGGGCACCGGCATCGTCCACCAGGTGAACATCGAGCACCTGGCCCGCGTCGTCATGGTCCGCGACGGCAAGGCCTACCCCGACACCCTGGTCGGCACCGACTCGCACACCACCATGGTCAACGGCCTCGGCGTCCTCGGCTGGGGCGTCGGCGGCATCGAGGCCGAGGCCGCCATGCTCGGCCAGCCGGTCTCCATGCTCATCCCGCGCGTCGTCGGCTTCAAGCTCACCGGCGAGCTGAGCCCCGGCACCACCGCCACCGACCTCGTGCTCACCATCACCGAGATGCTCCGCAAGCACGGTGTGGTCGGCAAGTTCGTCGAGTTCTACGGCGAGGGCGTGGCCGCCACCTCCCTGGCCAACCGCGCCACCATCGGCAACATGTCGCCGGAGTTCGGCTCCACCGCCGCCATCTTCCCGATCGACGGCGAGACCCTGAACTACCTGCGCCTGACCGGCCGTTCCGAGCAGCAGGTCGCCCTGGTCGAGGCGTACGCCAAGGAGCAGGGCCTCTGGCTGGACCCGGCCGCCGAGCCCGACTTCTCCGAGAAGCTGGAGCTGGACCTCTCCACGGTCGTCCCCTCCATCGCCGGCCCGAAGCGCCCGCAGGACCGCATCGTCCTCGCGAACGCCGCCGAGCAGTTCAAGCAGGACGTCCGCAACTACGTGGACGCCGTGGACGAGGCGGGCCAGGAGTCCTTCCCGGCCTCCGACGCCCCGGCGGTCGCCCCGAACGGCGCCCCGAGCAACCCGGTCCAGGTGACCGCCCCCGACGGCACCGTCTACGAGCTGGACCACGGCGCGGTGACGGTCGCGGCCATCACCTCCTGCACCAACACCTCCAACCCGTACGTCATGGTCGCCGCCGCCCTGGTGGCCAAGAAGGCGGTCGAGAAGGGCCTGACCCGCAAGCCGTGGGTGAAGTCCACCCTGGCCCCGGGCTCGAAGGTCGTCACCGACTACTTCGACAAGGCCGGCCTCACGCCGTACCTGGACAAGCTCGGCTTCAACCTCGTCGGCTACGGCTGCACCACCTGCATCGGCAACTCCGGCCCGCTGCCGGAGGAGGTCTCCAAGGCCGTCAACGACCACGACCTCGCCGTCACCTCGGTGCTGTCCGGCAACCGCAACTTCGAGGGCCGGATCAACCCCGACGTCAAGATGAACTACCTGGCGTCCCCGCCGCTGGTCGTCGCCTACGCCATCGCCGGCTCCATGAAGCTGGACATCACCCGCGAGGCCCTGGGCACCGACCAGGACGGCAACCCGGTCTACCTGAAGGACATCTGGCCCTCCGAGGCCGAGGTGAACGACGTCGTCGCCAACGCCATCGGCGAGGACATGTTCTCCAAGTCCTACAGCGACGTCTTCGCCGGCGACGCCCAGTGGCAGTCGCTGCCGATCCCGACCGGCGACACCTTCGAGTGGGACGCGGAGTCCACCTACGTCCGCAAGCCCCCGTACTTCGAGGGCATGACGATGGACCCGGCCCCGGTCGAGGACATCGCCGGCGCCCGTGTCCTGGCCAAGCTGGGCGACTCGGTCACCACCGACCACATCTCCCCGGCCGGTGCCATCAAGGCCGACACCCCCGCCGGCAAGTACCTCACCGAGCACGGTGTCGAGCGGCGTGACTTCAACTCGTACGGCTCCCGCCGGGGCAACCACGAGGTCATGATCCGCGGCACGTTCGCCAACATCCGCCTGCGCAACCAGATCGCGCCGGGCACCGAGGGCGGCTACACCCGCGACTTCACCCAGGACGGCGGGCCGGTCTCCTTCATCTACGACGCCTCGCAGAACTACCAGGCCGCCGGCATCCCGCTGGTCGTCCTGGCCGGCAAGGAGTACGGCTCCGGCTCGTCCCGCGACTGGGCGGCCAAGGGCACCGCGCTGCTCGGCGTGAAGGCCGTCATCGCCGAGTCCTACGAGCGCATCCACCGCTCCAACCTCATCGGCATGGGCGTGCTGCCGCTGCAGTTCCCGGAGGGCGCCTCCGCCGAGTCCCTCGGTCTGACCGGCGAGGAGACCTTCTCCATCTCCGGCGTCACCGAGCTGAACGAGGGACGCACCCCGCGCACGGTGAAGGTCACCACCGACACCGGTGTGGAGTTCGACGCGGTCGTCCGCATCGACACCCCCGGTGAGGCCGACTACTACCGCAACGGCGGCATCATGCAGTACGTGCTGCGCAACCTGATCCGCAAGTAA
- a CDS encoding ATP-binding protein → MRDGTPSSKGHGTPPGGDFGQELRRLRARAGLSQEALAHAAGVSVRALADMERGRTRGPQRRTVGALAEALGLDDGEAAGLEGAAALGRPRPRPAIGPAGPGPLALPRDIGDFTARGPALARLLDLARSTAGDRPVVSVVAGQPGLGKTAFAVHAAHRLAPHFPDGRFALDLHGMDPEPVTPRDALARLLGALGVPDATLPAGTDDRAGLWRSLAGERRLLLLLDNAADEAQVAPLLPGAGPSLTLVTSRNALAGLESVHRTDLALLRREEAVELLSRIIGPDRVRAEAQAARDLADLCGHLPLAVRIAGQRLLSRPHERLAKLVARLAAEGRRLDGLQAGSLGVRATFALSYRQLPPESRTLLRRAALAAGADFSPETGALLAGLSYDEAVARAEELTDAGLLQSDAAAERYRFHDLLRLYAAEQADAEDGPEVRDAALDRTADWMLRRATAAALHFDVDHERTGPEADPDPDTAPTGRDEARAWLEAERAQWLAALRRAHETGRHRQVLDAAEAMHWFSDLNQHWEQWVEIFQRSADAARALGSRREEAVHLNYLAWAYNLCVHDPRAALTSADAALTAARDCGDGLQEGWALGYGAGALSRLGRTAEAQERLRGAVRCLAAQESPQGRLAELTALNSLGTLLRQTGRAAEALDIHRRSERICLAGVPGRTEEVIALYHAVARQQIGNDLAALGRWQEAEAPLRQALDAFEAAQMPAWASQARLDLGQALGAVGHPEARETLVAARAALGALRSPLQAEADAALAALDQATADT, encoded by the coding sequence GTGCGCGACGGCACGCCATCCAGCAAGGGCCACGGCACACCACCCGGCGGGGACTTCGGGCAGGAGTTGCGTCGACTGCGGGCCCGTGCCGGACTGAGCCAGGAAGCCCTCGCGCACGCCGCCGGGGTGAGTGTCAGGGCGCTGGCGGACATGGAACGCGGGCGTACCCGGGGACCGCAGCGCCGTACCGTGGGGGCGCTGGCCGAAGCGCTGGGGCTGGACGACGGCGAGGCGGCGGGCCTGGAGGGGGCCGCCGCCCTCGGCCGTCCGCGCCCCCGGCCGGCCATCGGCCCGGCCGGCCCCGGCCCGCTGGCCCTGCCGCGCGACATCGGGGACTTCACCGCACGCGGCCCGGCCCTCGCCCGGCTGCTGGACCTGGCGCGGAGCACCGCCGGGGACCGGCCGGTGGTCAGCGTGGTCGCCGGGCAGCCCGGTCTGGGCAAGACCGCGTTCGCGGTGCACGCCGCGCACCGCCTCGCCCCGCACTTCCCCGACGGGCGGTTCGCCCTGGACCTGCACGGAATGGACCCGGAACCGGTCACGCCCCGCGACGCGCTGGCCCGGCTGCTGGGCGCGCTGGGGGTCCCCGACGCCACGCTGCCGGCGGGCACCGACGACCGCGCCGGCCTGTGGCGGTCCCTGGCCGGTGAACGGCGCCTGCTCCTGTTGCTGGACAACGCCGCCGACGAGGCCCAGGTCGCCCCCCTGCTGCCCGGCGCCGGCCCGTCCCTGACCCTCGTCACCAGCCGTAACGCCCTGGCGGGCCTGGAGTCCGTGCACCGCACCGATCTGGCCCTGCTGCGGCGCGAGGAAGCGGTGGAACTGCTGTCCCGCATCATCGGCCCGGACCGGGTGCGGGCGGAGGCACAGGCCGCCCGCGACCTCGCCGACCTGTGCGGACACCTCCCGCTGGCCGTCCGGATCGCCGGCCAGCGGCTCCTCAGCCGTCCGCACGAACGCCTCGCCAAGCTCGTGGCCCGCCTCGCCGCCGAGGGCCGGCGGCTGGACGGCCTCCAGGCCGGGAGCCTGGGGGTGCGCGCCACCTTCGCGCTCTCCTACCGTCAACTCCCCCCGGAGTCCCGGACCTTGCTGCGCCGCGCCGCGCTGGCCGCCGGGGCGGACTTCAGCCCGGAGACCGGCGCGCTCCTGGCCGGCCTGTCCTACGACGAGGCGGTCGCCCGCGCCGAGGAACTGACCGATGCCGGTCTGCTGCAGAGCGACGCCGCCGCCGAGCGGTACCGCTTCCACGACCTGCTCAGGCTCTACGCGGCCGAACAGGCAGACGCCGAGGACGGCCCCGAGGTCCGGGACGCCGCCCTCGACCGGACCGCGGACTGGATGCTGCGCCGGGCCACCGCCGCCGCGCTGCACTTCGACGTCGACCACGAGCGGACCGGGCCGGAGGCGGACCCCGACCCGGACACCGCGCCCACCGGCCGGGACGAGGCACGGGCCTGGCTGGAGGCCGAGCGGGCGCAGTGGCTCGCCGCGCTGCGCCGGGCCCACGAGACCGGGCGGCACCGGCAGGTCCTGGACGCGGCGGAGGCGATGCACTGGTTCTCCGACCTCAACCAGCACTGGGAGCAGTGGGTGGAGATCTTCCAGCGCTCCGCCGACGCCGCCCGCGCCCTGGGCAGCAGACGTGAGGAGGCGGTCCACCTCAACTACCTCGCCTGGGCCTACAACCTGTGCGTCCACGACCCCCGTGCCGCCCTGACGAGCGCCGACGCCGCGCTCACGGCGGCCCGCGACTGCGGGGACGGGCTGCAGGAGGGCTGGGCGCTCGGCTACGGCGCGGGCGCGCTCAGCCGGCTGGGCCGTACGGCAGAGGCCCAGGAGCGCTTGCGCGGCGCGGTCCGCTGCCTCGCCGCACAGGAGTCCCCGCAGGGCCGGCTGGCCGAGCTGACGGCCCTCAACTCCCTCGGCACCCTGCTGCGCCAGACCGGCCGGGCGGCCGAGGCCCTGGACATCCACCGGCGCAGCGAGCGGATCTGCCTCGCGGGGGTCCCGGGCCGGACCGAGGAGGTGATCGCGCTGTACCACGCGGTCGCCCGGCAGCAGATCGGCAACGATCTGGCGGCCCTGGGGCGCTGGCAGGAGGCCGAGGCACCGCTGCGGCAGGCCCTCGACGCCTTCGAGGCGGCGCAGATGCCGGCCTGGGCCTCACAGGCCCGGCTCGACCTCGGCCAGGCGCTCGGCGCCGTGGGACACCCCGAGGCCAGGGAGACGCTGGTCGCCGCCCGCGCCGCCCTGGGAGCGCTGAGGAGCCCGCTCCAGGCCGAGGCCGACGCCGCGCTCGCCGCGCTCGACCAGGCCACCGCCGACACGTAG
- a CDS encoding DUF4232 domain-containing protein translates to MNTRRHRSALLAVTGTALVLSLTACQSGGDTASSATPEATVAATVAATEVTAQPAGEKGTGTSGATGSTDSARSRGSKDSAGSTGSSGTTGERASASPPLCTAGNVTISAATQDGPPYTHIVLTAKNTSSHACRLTGFPHIQFLESHKQDVPAVAKSKPATPVVLTAGAPAYALVKLSDGGIDEDAEPVTAFSVMLEGDPTVIAVTAPGSEGIAVDPAKALTGYWTPELREGADDF, encoded by the coding sequence ATGAACACTCGGCGTCACCGCTCCGCGCTGCTGGCCGTCACGGGCACGGCTCTCGTTCTCTCCCTCACCGCCTGCCAGAGCGGCGGGGACACCGCGTCCTCGGCCACCCCCGAGGCCACCGTGGCGGCCACCGTGGCGGCGACCGAGGTGACCGCCCAGCCGGCCGGTGAAAAGGGCACCGGCACGTCCGGGGCGACGGGTTCGACCGACTCGGCGCGCTCGCGGGGATCGAAGGACTCCGCGGGCTCGACCGGCTCCAGCGGCACCACCGGTGAGCGGGCCTCCGCCTCCCCCCCGCTCTGCACCGCGGGGAACGTCACCATCAGTGCCGCCACGCAGGACGGTCCGCCCTACACCCACATCGTCCTCACCGCGAAGAACACCTCCTCCCACGCCTGCCGGCTGACGGGCTTCCCGCACATCCAGTTCCTGGAGAGTCACAAGCAGGATGTCCCGGCCGTCGCCAAGAGCAAGCCGGCCACCCCGGTCGTGCTCACGGCGGGAGCCCCGGCCTACGCCCTGGTGAAGCTGTCGGACGGCGGAATCGACGAGGACGCCGAGCCCGTGACGGCTTTCTCCGTCATGCTGGAGGGCGACCCCACGGTCATCGCCGTGACCGCGCCCGGCAGCGAAGGCATCGCCGTCGACCCGGCCAAGGCGCTCACCGGCTACTGGACCCCCGAACTCCGCGAAGGCGCGGACGATTTCTGA
- a CDS encoding NADP-dependent oxidoreductase: MKAVAFRAYGGPEVLELMELPMPEPGPGEVRVRVKAAGTQPTDCAVRTGWSPPGFTVTFPHITGGDFAGVVDALGEGVTGFSAGDEVLGYRVQLTYAEYLVAPADQIVPKPAALSWEVAGCLSASGQTAHTAIEDLGVGEGETVLVNGAAGGVGTIAVQLAAARGAKVIATGREENHAYLRELGAVPVAYGAGLIDRVRAAAPEGVDAALDTASVEGLRVAAELVEDKDRVGTVFAHEVHEELGVRWITSRRSARRLAELAGLVAGGKLTVHIRKTLPLARAAEAHRELETGHGRGKIVLLAG; the protein is encoded by the coding sequence ATGAAGGCTGTCGCGTTCCGCGCATACGGAGGGCCCGAGGTCTTGGAGCTGATGGAGCTGCCGATGCCCGAACCGGGACCGGGCGAGGTACGGGTGCGGGTGAAGGCGGCCGGTACCCAGCCCACCGACTGCGCGGTGCGCACCGGCTGGTCCCCGCCCGGCTTCACCGTCACCTTCCCGCACATCACCGGCGGCGACTTCGCCGGCGTGGTGGACGCCCTCGGCGAGGGCGTCACCGGTTTCTCGGCCGGCGACGAGGTCCTGGGCTACCGCGTCCAGCTCACCTACGCCGAGTACCTCGTCGCCCCCGCGGACCAGATCGTGCCCAAGCCCGCCGCGCTGTCCTGGGAGGTGGCCGGCTGCCTGTCCGCCTCCGGCCAGACCGCCCACACCGCGATCGAGGACCTCGGCGTCGGCGAGGGCGAGACCGTGCTGGTCAACGGCGCCGCCGGCGGGGTCGGCACCATCGCCGTGCAGCTCGCGGCGGCCCGGGGCGCCAAGGTGATCGCCACCGGCCGCGAGGAGAATCACGCCTACCTGCGTGAGCTGGGCGCCGTCCCGGTCGCCTACGGCGCCGGCCTGATCGACCGGGTCCGCGCGGCGGCGCCCGAGGGCGTGGACGCCGCCCTGGACACGGCGAGCGTCGAGGGCCTGCGGGTCGCGGCCGAACTCGTCGAGGACAAGGACCGGGTCGGCACCGTCTTCGCCCACGAGGTCCACGAGGAGCTGGGCGTGCGCTGGATCACCAGCCGGCGCTCGGCGCGCCGGCTCGCCGAACTGGCCGGACTGGTAGCGGGCGGCAAGCTCACCGTGCACATCCGCAAGACCCTGCCGCTGGCCCGGGCCGCCGAGGCACACCGCGAGCTGGAGACCGGCCACGGCCGCGGAAAGATCGTCCTGCTGGCCGGCTGA
- a CDS encoding transposase, giving the protein MVLEPLVPPPTPGGRPPKHSRRELIDALAYWVRAGCAWRLLPHDFPCARDGTSSSPP; this is encoded by the coding sequence GTGGTGCTCGAGCCACTGGTTCCGCCGCCGACGCCGGGCGGCCGCCCGCCCAAGCACTCACGCCGCGAGTTGATCGACGCGTTGGCGTACTGGGTGCGGGCCGGCTGCGCCTGGCGGCTGCTCCCGCACGACTTCCCATGCGCTCGCGACGGGACTTCGTCGTCTCCGCCCTGA
- a CDS encoding helix-turn-helix domain-containing protein, whose protein sequence is MSDDYLVRIGKLIRDARQHRGWTQTQLAEALGTSQSAVNRIERGNQNISLEMIARIGEALDSEIVSLGYAGPMHLRVVGGRRLSGAIDVKTSKNACVALLCASLLNKGRTVLRRVARIEEVYRLLEVLNSIGVRTRWINDGVDLEIVPPAELEMAAIDAEAAVRTRSIIMFFGPLLHRMDRFKLPYAGGCDLGTRTIEPHMIALRRFGLDIAATEGQYHAQVDRSVRPDRPIVLTERGDTVTENALLAAARHDGVTVIRNASSNYMVQDLCFFLEALGVKVEGIGTTTLTVHGVPNIDVDVDYSPSEDPVEAMSLLAAAVVTESELTVRRVPIEFLEIELAVLEEMGLDHERSPEYCADNGRTRLVDLTVHPSKLEAPIDKIHPMPFPGLNIDNVPFFAAIAATAQGKTLIHDWVYDNRAIYLTDLNRLGGRLQLLDPHRVLVEGPTRWRAAEMMCPPALRPAVVVLLAMMAAEGTSVLRNVYVINRGYEDLAERLNSIGAQIEIFRDI, encoded by the coding sequence ATGTCAGACGACTACCTCGTACGCATCGGCAAGCTCATCCGTGACGCCCGGCAGCACCGGGGCTGGACGCAGACGCAGCTCGCGGAGGCGCTCGGCACCAGCCAGAGCGCGGTCAACCGCATCGAGCGCGGCAACCAGAACATCAGCCTTGAGATGATCGCCCGAATCGGTGAAGCCCTGGACAGTGAGATCGTGTCCCTGGGTTACGCGGGTCCGATGCATCTGCGCGTGGTCGGCGGTCGCCGTCTGTCCGGCGCCATCGACGTCAAGACCAGCAAGAACGCGTGCGTGGCCCTGCTGTGCGCGTCGCTGCTGAACAAGGGACGCACGGTGCTGCGCCGGGTGGCGCGCATCGAGGAGGTGTACCGCCTTCTGGAGGTACTGAACTCCATCGGCGTGCGTACCCGCTGGATCAACGACGGCGTCGACCTGGAAATCGTCCCGCCCGCCGAGCTGGAGATGGCGGCGATCGACGCGGAGGCCGCCGTGCGCACCCGCTCGATCATCATGTTCTTCGGCCCGCTGCTGCACCGCATGGACCGCTTCAAGCTGCCGTACGCCGGCGGCTGCGACCTGGGCACGCGGACCATCGAGCCGCACATGATCGCCCTGCGCCGGTTCGGCCTGGACATCGCGGCCACCGAGGGCCAGTACCACGCGCAGGTGGACCGCTCGGTCCGCCCGGACCGGCCGATCGTGCTGACCGAGCGCGGCGACACCGTGACCGAGAACGCGCTGCTGGCCGCCGCCCGCCACGACGGTGTCACGGTCATCCGCAACGCCTCCTCCAACTACATGGTCCAGGACCTGTGCTTCTTCCTGGAGGCACTGGGGGTGAAGGTGGAGGGCATCGGCACCACCACGCTCACCGTGCACGGCGTGCCGAACATCGACGTCGACGTCGACTACTCCCCCTCCGAGGACCCGGTCGAGGCGATGAGCCTGCTGGCCGCCGCCGTGGTCACCGAGTCGGAGCTGACGGTGCGCCGGGTGCCGATCGAGTTCCTGGAGATCGAGCTGGCGGTCCTGGAGGAGATGGGGCTCGACCACGAGCGCAGCCCCGAGTACTGCGCGGACAACGGCCGTACGCGTCTGGTCGACCTCACGGTCCACCCCTCCAAGCTGGAGGCGCCGATCGACAAGATCCACCCCATGCCGTTCCCCGGCCTGAACATCGACAACGTCCCGTTCTTCGCGGCCATCGCGGCGACCGCGCAGGGCAAGACCCTCATCCACGACTGGGTCTACGACAACCGCGCCATCTACCTGACCGACCTCAACCGCCTCGGCGGCCGGCTCCAGCTGCTGGACCCGCACCGGGTGCTGGTCGAGGGCCCGACCCGCTGGCGCGCTGCCGAGATGATGTGCCCGCCGGCCCTGCGCCCGGCGGTGGTCGTCCTGCTGGCGATGATGGCGGCGGAGGGCACGTCCGTGCTCCGCAACGTCTACGTCATCAACCGCGGTTACGAGGACCTGGCCGAGCGCCTGAACTCGATCGGGGCGCAGATCGAGATCTTCCGGGACATCTGA